A single region of the Pan troglodytes isolate AG18354 chromosome 18, NHGRI_mPanTro3-v2.0_pri, whole genome shotgun sequence genome encodes:
- the SIAH1 gene encoding E3 ubiquitin-protein ligase SIAH1 isoform X1: MTGKATPPSLYSWRGVLFTCLPAARTRKRKEMSRQTATALPTGTSKCPPSQRVPALTGTTASNNDLASLFECPVCFDYVLPPILQCQSGHLVCSNCRPKLTCCPTCRGPLGSIRNLAMEKVANSVLFPCKYASSGCEITLPHTEKADHEELCEFRPYSCPCPGASCKWQGSLDAVMPHLMHQHKSITTLQGEDIVFLATDINLPGAVDWVMMQSCFGFHFMLVLEKQEKYDGHQQFFAIVQLIGTRKQAENFAYRLELNGHRRRLTWEATPRSIHEGIATAIMNSDCLVFDTSIAQLFAENGNLGINVTISMC, from the exons ATGACGGGAAAGGCTACTCCACCTTCTCTGTACTCCTGGAGGGGAGTCTTGTTCACATGTTTACCAGCGGCCAggacaaggaagagaaaag aaatgagcCGTCAGACTGCTACAGCATTACCTACCGGTACCTCGAAGTGTCCACCATCCCAGAGGGTGCCTGCCCTGACTGGCACAACTGCATCCAACAATGACTTGGCGAGTCTTTTTGAGTGTCCAGTCTGCTTTGACTATGTGTTACCACCCATTCTTCAATGTCAGAGTGGCCATCTTGTTTGTAGCAACTGTCGCCCAAAGCTCACATGTTGTCCAACTTGCCGGGGCCCTTTGGGATCCATTCGCAACTTGGCTATGGAGAAAGTGGCTAATTCAGTACTTTTCCCCTGTAAATATGCCTCTTCTGGATGTGAAATAACTCTGCCACACACAGAAAAAGCAGACCATGAAGAGCTCTGTGAGTTTAGGCCTTATTCCTGTCCGTGCCCTGGTGCTTCCTGTAAATGGCAAGGCTCTCTGGATGCTGTAATGCCCCATCTGATGCATCAGCATAAGTCCATTACAACCCTACAGGGAGAGGATATAGTTTTCCTTGCTACAGACATTAATCTTCCTGGTGCTGTTGACTGGGTGATGATGCAGTCCTGTTTTGGCTTTCACTTCATGTTAGTCttagagaaacaggaaaaatacGATGGTCACCAGCAGTTCTTCGCAATCGTACAGCTGATAGGAACACGCAAGCAAGCTGAAAATTTTGCTTACCGACTTGAGCTAAATGGTCATAGGCGACGATTGACTTGGGAAGCGACTCCTCGATCTATTCATGAAGGAATTGCAACAGCCATTATGAATAGCGACTGTCTAGTCTTTGACACCAGCATTGCACAGCTTTTTGCAGAAAATGGCAATTTAGGCATCaatgtaactatttccatgtgtTGA
- the SIAH1 gene encoding E3 ubiquitin-protein ligase SIAH1 isoform X2, with the protein MSRQTATALPTGTSKCPPSQRVPALTGTTASNNDLASLFECPVCFDYVLPPILQCQSGHLVCSNCRPKLTCCPTCRGPLGSIRNLAMEKVANSVLFPCKYASSGCEITLPHTEKADHEELCEFRPYSCPCPGASCKWQGSLDAVMPHLMHQHKSITTLQGEDIVFLATDINLPGAVDWVMMQSCFGFHFMLVLEKQEKYDGHQQFFAIVQLIGTRKQAENFAYRLELNGHRRRLTWEATPRSIHEGIATAIMNSDCLVFDTSIAQLFAENGNLGINVTISMC; encoded by the coding sequence atgagcCGTCAGACTGCTACAGCATTACCTACCGGTACCTCGAAGTGTCCACCATCCCAGAGGGTGCCTGCCCTGACTGGCACAACTGCATCCAACAATGACTTGGCGAGTCTTTTTGAGTGTCCAGTCTGCTTTGACTATGTGTTACCACCCATTCTTCAATGTCAGAGTGGCCATCTTGTTTGTAGCAACTGTCGCCCAAAGCTCACATGTTGTCCAACTTGCCGGGGCCCTTTGGGATCCATTCGCAACTTGGCTATGGAGAAAGTGGCTAATTCAGTACTTTTCCCCTGTAAATATGCCTCTTCTGGATGTGAAATAACTCTGCCACACACAGAAAAAGCAGACCATGAAGAGCTCTGTGAGTTTAGGCCTTATTCCTGTCCGTGCCCTGGTGCTTCCTGTAAATGGCAAGGCTCTCTGGATGCTGTAATGCCCCATCTGATGCATCAGCATAAGTCCATTACAACCCTACAGGGAGAGGATATAGTTTTCCTTGCTACAGACATTAATCTTCCTGGTGCTGTTGACTGGGTGATGATGCAGTCCTGTTTTGGCTTTCACTTCATGTTAGTCttagagaaacaggaaaaatacGATGGTCACCAGCAGTTCTTCGCAATCGTACAGCTGATAGGAACACGCAAGCAAGCTGAAAATTTTGCTTACCGACTTGAGCTAAATGGTCATAGGCGACGATTGACTTGGGAAGCGACTCCTCGATCTATTCATGAAGGAATTGCAACAGCCATTATGAATAGCGACTGTCTAGTCTTTGACACCAGCATTGCACAGCTTTTTGCAGAAAATGGCAATTTAGGCATCaatgtaactatttccatgtgtTGA